Proteins from a genomic interval of Quercus lobata isolate SW786 chromosome 11, ValleyOak3.0 Primary Assembly, whole genome shotgun sequence:
- the LOC115968914 gene encoding F-box/kelch-repeat protein At3g23880-like, with translation MSQTTTTMRERVPDDVVEDILAHLPVKSLTRFRCVSKSWNSIITDTTFINKHLKLNLNQSESSMSTNTHSGYLLYTTEDKDSSSSSKELCTVVCNNDRTLTQVSRFEIPSFFEKYRIVGFCNGLFCLASYEKELCHIIYLWNPSIRMCKKLVATRFNRKHNERAAIGFAYDSLNNNFKILRIVCNAMFNESEADAEIYTLSPDSWRKVVVSMESLRGYEPNIGTICDVWGPFKFYNGALHALAFTVGYSFILSFDISYESFHEIMMPRNHLDEVSINFTELAVYKGLTADFVFAHDHGNERGGRILCHIWVMEKYGVAKSWTRKFVIPMEWVWIGHFFGCTNNGELLIKNATGLVSIDPESQNQNILALEDANWVAFLANSMESLVLLDGDSEKESEEEKKNSNVCSMDDLGSASGSGGGLGSGSSGDGDSRATS, from the exons ATGTCTCAAACTACAACAACAATGCGTGAGCGTGTTCCAGACGACGTCGTAGAAGACATCCTGGCTCACCTACCAGTGAAATCCTTAACCCGGTTCAGGTGCGTTTCGAAATCTTGGAACTCCATCATCACTGACACCACTTTCATCAACAAACACTTGAAGCTCAACCTCAACCAATCCGAATCATCAATGTCCACAAACACTCACAGTGGGTATTTGCTGTATACTACAGAGGATAAGGATAGttcatcatcttccaaagaattgTGTACGGTTGTTTGCAACAACGACCGCACACTGACCCAGGTTTCTAGGTTTGAAATCCCctctttttttgaaaagtacAGGATAGTTGGTTTCTGTAATGGCTTGTTCTGCCTAGCTAGTTATGAGAAAGAACTTTGCCACATTATTTATTTGTGGAACCCAAGTATTAGAATGTGTAAGAAACTTGTAGCTACTCGCTTTAATCGCAAGCATAATGAAAGAGCTGCTATTGGATTTGCTTATGATTCTCTGAACAACAACTTCAAGATTCTGAGAATTGTGTGTAATGCGATGTTCAATGAATCAGAAGCTGATGCAGAGATTTACACGTTAAGTCCGGATTCGTGGAGAAAGGTTGTAGTATCGATGGAGTCCTTAAGAGGGTATGAACCCAACATTGGGACTATTTGTGATGTTTGGGGAcctttcaaattttataatggAGCTCTGCACGCTTTAGCTTTTACTGTTGGCTATTCTTTCATTTTGTCCTTTGACATTAGTTATGAGAGCTTCCATGAGATAATGATGCCTCGTAATCACTTAGATGAAGTGTCTATAAATTTCACTGAACTTGCAGTGTACAAGGGATTGACAGCTGATTTTGTTTTCGCTCATGATCATGGCAATGAGCGTGGTGGGAGAATCTTATGCCACATATGGGTTATGGAGAAGTACGGCGTGGCCAAGTCTTGGACTAGAAAATTTGTGATACCAATGGAATGGGTTTGGATAGGTCATTTCTTTGGCTGCACTAACAATGGTGAACTTCTCATTAAGAATGCCACTGGGCTGGTTTCGATTGATCCTGAGAGTCAAAATCAGAACATTCTCGCCCTTGAAGATGCTAATTGGGTGGCTTTCTTGGCTAATTCAATGGAGAGCTTGGTTTTACTTGATGGGG AtagtgagaaagagagtgaggaggagaagaagaactCCAATGTTTGCTCCATGGATGACCTAGGCAGTGCTTCGGGCAGCGGTGGTGGCCTAGGCAGTGGCAGCAGTGGCGATGGCGACAGCAGGGCGActtcataa